One Halalkalicoccus sp. NIPERK01 genomic region harbors:
- a CDS encoding low molecular weight phosphatase family protein: MSQDSPVQFGFVCVQNAGRSQMASAFAERERARRGLDESVRIVTGGTHPAEEVHEEVIEAMRELDIDLSDRTPREIPTEELESCDVVATMGCSTLNLDAETDVRDWDLQDPDGKDPEEVRAIRDDIANRVDALFDEYFAEVETRQ; encoded by the coding sequence ATGAGCCAGGATTCTCCGGTGCAGTTCGGCTTCGTCTGTGTCCAGAACGCCGGCCGCAGCCAGATGGCGAGCGCGTTCGCCGAGCGAGAGCGCGCCCGACGCGGACTGGACGAATCGGTACGCATCGTCACCGGCGGCACGCACCCGGCCGAGGAAGTCCACGAGGAGGTGATCGAGGCAATGCGCGAACTCGATATCGACCTCTCGGATCGTACGCCCCGCGAGATTCCGACCGAGGAACTCGAATCCTGCGACGTCGTCGCGACGATGGGCTGTTCGACGCTCAACCTCGACGCGGAGACGGACGTGCGCGACTGGGATCTCCAGGACCCGGACGGGAAGGACCCCGAGGAGGTGCGGGCGATCCGCGACGACATCGCAAACCGGGTCGACGCCCTCTTCGACGAGTACTTCGCGGAGGTCGAGACGCGGCAGTAG
- the arsM gene encoding arsenite methyltransferase, which produces MTDGIDPAAQRAAVRERYSAIATSEAGGCCDPSSSDSCSDSPGETSERLGYSPDEIEAVAGEANLGLDCGNPTAIADLRPGETVLDLGSGGGFDCFLAGQRVGSEGSVIGVDMTPEMVEKARENAAKNDTENVAFRLGEIEHLPVADESVDVIISNCVINLSTDKPGVFEEARRVLRSGGRLAVSDVVLTADLPGELRADPDSISACVAGASTIEALESMLSDAGFEDVGIEPKGDSEEFIREWSDERDLSEYIVSATIEARKP; this is translated from the coding sequence ATGACCGACGGGATCGACCCGGCGGCACAGCGCGCCGCCGTTCGGGAACGGTACTCGGCGATCGCCACCTCGGAGGCCGGCGGCTGTTGCGACCCGAGTTCCTCGGACTCGTGTAGTGACTCGCCTGGGGAGACGAGCGAGCGACTGGGCTACTCACCTGACGAGATCGAGGCGGTCGCGGGCGAGGCGAACCTCGGGCTTGACTGTGGGAACCCGACGGCGATCGCGGACCTGCGGCCCGGCGAGACCGTCCTCGATCTGGGTTCGGGCGGCGGGTTCGACTGCTTCCTCGCGGGCCAGCGGGTCGGCTCCGAGGGCTCGGTCATCGGCGTCGACATGACCCCCGAGATGGTCGAGAAGGCACGGGAAAACGCCGCGAAGAACGACACCGAGAACGTGGCGTTTCGCCTCGGCGAGATCGAACACCTGCCGGTCGCAGACGAAAGCGTCGACGTGATCATCTCGAACTGCGTGATCAACCTCTCGACGGACAAGCCGGGGGTGTTCGAGGAGGCCCGTCGCGTCCTGCGTTCGGGCGGGCGGCTGGCCGTCTCGGATGTCGTGCTCACGGCCGACCTCCCCGGAGAGCTGCGGGCCGACCCCGACAGCATCTCGGCCTGTGTCGCGGGAGCCTCGACGATCGAGGCGCTCGAATCGATGCTCTCGGACGCCGGATTCGAGGACGTCGGGATCGAGCCGAAGGGCGACAGCGAGGAGTTCATCCGCGAGTGGTCCGACGAGCGCGACCTGAGCGAGTACATCGTCTCGGCGACGATCGAGGCCCGAAAACCGTAG
- a CDS encoding helix-turn-helix transcriptional regulator, which translates to MNETDLFREDVGSTADEEGGCCAPALRLDDDLIDADVRLLSTLANETRYEALRLLAASEEELCACEIEGALPVSQSAVSQALSALYAADLVERRKDGRWRYYRPSGRAWTILETLDAVRGEGR; encoded by the coding sequence ATGAATGAGACCGACCTGTTTCGGGAGGATGTGGGATCAACGGCGGACGAGGAGGGTGGCTGTTGTGCGCCGGCACTGCGACTGGACGACGACCTGATCGATGCGGACGTCCGCCTGCTCTCGACGCTCGCGAACGAGACGCGTTACGAGGCCCTGCGGCTGCTTGCGGCCTCGGAGGAAGAACTCTGTGCCTGCGAGATCGAGGGGGCGCTCCCCGTGAGTCAGAGCGCGGTCAGCCAGGCGTTGAGCGCGCTGTACGCAGCCGACCTCGTCGAGCGGCGAAAGGATGGGCGGTGGCGGTACTACCGTCCGAGTGGGCGTGCATGGACGATACTCGAGACGCTCGACGCCGTTCGAGGTGAGGGGCGATGA
- a CDS encoding metalloregulator ArsR/SmtB family transcription factor: protein MAEATDRIQRYLADELGECRNADLQQRLEELDELDALVDEEALSADVGTLAALGNETRYRLVRLLVEAEGELCVCEITPLMDVSDSAVSHALAKLVETGLVTKRKDGRWRKYRATPRANALLVVLDGTR from the coding sequence ATGGCCGAAGCGACGGACAGGATCCAGCGATACCTGGCGGACGAACTCGGGGAGTGTCGCAACGCGGACCTCCAGCAGCGTCTCGAGGAACTAGACGAACTCGACGCGTTGGTCGACGAGGAGGCCCTTTCGGCGGACGTCGGAACGCTCGCGGCGCTCGGCAACGAGACGCGATACCGGCTCGTTCGGTTGCTGGTGGAGGCCGAGGGCGAACTGTGCGTCTGCGAGATCACGCCGCTGATGGACGTCAGCGACAGCGCCGTGAGCCACGCGCTCGCGAAACTCGTCGAGACCGGTCTGGTCACCAAACGAAAGGACGGCCGGTGGCGCAAGTACCGGGCGACCCCGCGGGCGAACGCGCTTCTGGTCGTTCTCGACGGCACCCGCTAA
- a CDS encoding RidA family protein yields the protein MVQSVGERTTGTGGEAASNELDRPSNESRRQREGTGNTGAFGRRTGSSDLLFLEGVLPERDGRVLNSLSIDEQTAECLDRLEAMLDRRGATLEDVMKVEVQLTDLDERDAVDEVHRARFDGEYPPRTTVGVCSLPSDAGIQLDAIAADE from the coding sequence ATGGTTCAATCGGTCGGCGAACGGACGACGGGAACCGGCGGCGAAGCCGCCTCGAACGAACTCGACCGCCCCAGCAACGAGAGCAGGAGACAGCGGGAGGGAACCGGGAATACCGGCGCGTTCGGCCGACGGACGGGGAGTTCCGACCTCCTCTTTCTCGAAGGGGTCCTCCCCGAGCGAGACGGAAGAGTGTTGAACAGTCTTTCAATCGATGAGCAGACCGCCGAGTGTCTGGATCGGCTCGAAGCGATGCTTGACCGGCGAGGTGCGACGCTCGAGGACGTCATGAAGGTCGAGGTCCAACTGACGGATCTCGACGAACGCGATGCGGTCGACGAGGTGCATCGGGCACGGTTCGACGGCGAGTACCCCCCGCGGACGACCGTCGGCGTCTGCTCGCTGCCGAGCGATGCGGGGATCCAACTCGACGCCATCGCCGCTGACGAGTGA
- the arsB gene encoding ACR3 family arsenite efflux transporter — protein MSAVEHDHGPECDCETCGDPRSMDVLDKYLTVWIFAAMAIGVGLGFVAPSVVGPIQDLHLVEIGLVLMMYPPLAKADYSRLPTVFRNWRVLGLSLVQNWLIGPTLMFGLAVVFFSGLVPGLPARPEYFLGLVFIGMARCIAMVLVWNELAEGSPEYVTGLVAFNSLFQILTYGVYVWFFALVLPPLLGMETLVAGITAFDVTPMQVFQAIVVFLGIPFAGGFLTRYLGTRAKGEEWYDEEFVPRIDPLTLLALLFTVIVMFATQGETIVASPGDVLLIAVPLTIYFVVMFLVSFGMGRGIGADYSTTTAIDFTAASNNFELAIAVAVAVFGVGSGVAFATVVGPLIEVPVLLALVHVALYFQRRLDWRGSETERPGSSVRQPTTDDD, from the coding sequence ATGAGCGCCGTCGAACACGATCACGGGCCGGAGTGTGACTGTGAGACGTGTGGCGATCCGCGCTCGATGGACGTCCTCGATAAGTACCTCACCGTCTGGATCTTCGCCGCGATGGCGATCGGCGTCGGCCTCGGGTTCGTCGCTCCCTCCGTCGTCGGCCCGATCCAAGACCTCCACCTCGTGGAGATCGGGCTCGTCCTGATGATGTACCCGCCGCTGGCGAAGGCCGACTACTCGCGGCTTCCGACCGTCTTTCGCAACTGGCGCGTGCTGGGCCTCAGCCTCGTCCAGAACTGGCTCATCGGTCCCACCCTCATGTTCGGGCTCGCGGTGGTCTTCTTCAGCGGGCTCGTTCCCGGCCTGCCCGCCCGCCCCGAGTACTTCCTCGGGCTGGTGTTCATCGGGATGGCCCGGTGTATCGCGATGGTGCTGGTCTGGAACGAACTCGCCGAGGGCTCGCCCGAGTACGTGACCGGGCTGGTCGCGTTCAACAGCCTCTTCCAGATCCTCACCTACGGCGTGTACGTCTGGTTCTTCGCGCTCGTTCTCCCGCCGCTACTCGGGATGGAGACGCTCGTCGCCGGGATCACGGCCTTCGACGTCACGCCCATGCAGGTGTTCCAGGCGATCGTCGTCTTCCTCGGAATCCCCTTCGCCGGCGGCTTTCTGACCCGCTATCTCGGGACGCGAGCCAAGGGTGAGGAGTGGTACGACGAGGAGTTCGTCCCGCGGATCGATCCGCTGACGCTGCTCGCGCTGTTGTTCACCGTGATCGTGATGTTCGCCACGCAGGGCGAGACCATCGTCGCCTCGCCGGGTGACGTCCTGCTGATCGCCGTCCCGCTGACGATCTACTTCGTCGTGATGTTCCTCGTGAGCTTCGGGATGGGGCGGGGGATCGGCGCGGACTACTCGACGACGACCGCGATCGACTTCACCGCGGCCTCGAACAACTTCGAACTCGCGATCGCCGTCGCGGTCGCCGTCTTCGGCGTCGGCTCCGGCGTGGCCTTCGCGACCGTGGTCGGCCCGCTCATCGAGGTGCCGGTGTTGCTCGCGCTCGTCCACGTCGCGCTGTACTTCCAGCGCCGGTTGGACTGGAGGGGATCGGAAACCGAGCGTCCCGGATCGTCCGTCCGCCAGCCGACGACCGACGACGACTGA
- the nikR gene encoding nickel-responsive transcriptional regulator NikR codes for MTVVSVSMPEELLNRIDEFADDHGYTGRSEVVREASRNLLGEFQDRELEGHDLMGVVTVLFDYETTSVEERMMRLRHEHESLVASNFHSHVGDHYCMELFVLEGDLESISQFVGKVRATGDVLTVDYSVIPVDDFAATLSGS; via the coding sequence ATGACCGTCGTCAGCGTCTCGATGCCCGAAGAGCTTCTGAACAGGATCGACGAGTTCGCGGACGACCACGGCTACACCGGCCGCAGCGAGGTGGTTCGGGAGGCCTCCCGGAACCTGCTGGGGGAGTTCCAGGACAGGGAGTTGGAGGGCCACGACCTGATGGGCGTCGTGACCGTGTTGTTCGACTACGAGACGACGAGCGTCGAGGAGCGCATGATGCGCCTGCGCCACGAACACGAGTCGCTCGTCGCCTCGAACTTCCACAGCCACGTCGGCGACCACTACTGCATGGAGCTGTTCGTCCTCGAGGGCGACCTGGAGTCGATCTCGCAGTTCGTCGGGAAGGTCCGGGCGACGGGCGACGTCCTCACCGTCGACTACTCGGTGATCCCGGTCGACGACTTCGCCGCGACGCTCTCGGGGTCGTAG
- the gcvPB gene encoding aminomethyl-transferring glycine dehydrogenase subunit GcvPB produces MTLEYTQARWNTEDEGYEPLLSEKNETSVDTDDVPLPDGLKRDELTLPDLSEPELARHYTRLSQMNYGVESGPYPLGSCTMKYNPKFTEDVAAHPAAGVHPDRSPESVQGTLELLARLEDQLARIGGMDAVTLQPPAGAAGEFVGILIAKAYHESRDDERTEVVIPDAAHGTNFASAAMGGYDVVELPSGDDGRVDLDALEAALSEETAALMLTNPNTLGLFERDIEEIAGMVHEVGGLLYYDGANLNALLGRARPGDMGFDVMHYNVHKTFATPHGGGGPGAGPVGVVEELAEFLPSPHVRESNGGSSRAERSDVRYELFEPENSIGKVHGFMGNWLVLIKAYAYIARLGDPGLSDASAKAVLNANYLAEQVEYEVPYGPFHHEFVASAGEQDAADVAKRMLDYGVHPPTTKWPELVSEALMTEPTEIENRRSLDQLAAAFDAVAGEDRGTIEAAPERTTAGRIDQTEAARNLRLSWQALDDDS; encoded by the coding sequence ATGACGCTCGAATACACCCAAGCGCGCTGGAACACCGAGGATGAGGGCTACGAGCCGCTGCTCTCGGAGAAGAACGAGACGAGCGTCGACACCGACGACGTCCCGCTTCCCGACGGCCTGAAACGCGACGAACTGACGCTACCGGATCTCTCCGAGCCCGAACTCGCCCGCCACTACACGCGACTCAGCCAGATGAACTACGGGGTCGAGTCGGGGCCCTACCCGCTGGGGAGCTGTACGATGAAGTACAACCCCAAGTTCACCGAGGACGTCGCGGCCCACCCCGCGGCGGGGGTTCATCCGGACCGCTCGCCCGAGAGCGTGCAGGGCACGCTCGAACTCCTCGCGCGCCTCGAGGACCAGCTCGCCCGGATCGGCGGCATGGACGCGGTGACGCTCCAGCCGCCCGCGGGCGCGGCCGGCGAGTTCGTCGGCATCCTGATCGCGAAGGCCTACCACGAGTCGCGCGACGACGAGCGCACCGAGGTCGTGATCCCCGACGCCGCCCACGGAACGAACTTCGCGAGCGCGGCGATGGGGGGCTACGACGTGGTCGAACTGCCCTCGGGCGACGACGGCCGGGTCGATCTCGACGCCCTGGAGGCCGCCCTCTCCGAGGAGACCGCCGCGTTGATGCTGACGAACCCCAATACTCTAGGTCTGTTCGAGCGCGACATCGAGGAGATCGCGGGGATGGTCCACGAGGTCGGCGGCCTACTGTATTACGACGGCGCGAACCTGAACGCCCTCCTCGGACGGGCGCGTCCGGGCGACATGGGCTTCGACGTCATGCACTACAACGTCCACAAGACGTTCGCGACGCCCCACGGCGGGGGCGGTCCCGGCGCCGGGCCCGTCGGCGTGGTCGAGGAGCTGGCGGAGTTCCTGCCGAGCCCGCACGTTAGAGAATCGAACGGGGGTTCGTCGCGAGCGGAGCGAAGCGACGTCAGGTACGAACTGTTCGAGCCCGAGAACTCCATCGGGAAGGTCCACGGCTTCATGGGCAACTGGCTCGTGTTGATCAAGGCCTACGCCTACATCGCCCGGCTGGGCGATCCCGGACTATCGGACGCGAGCGCGAAGGCCGTCCTCAACGCGAACTACCTCGCCGAGCAGGTCGAGTACGAGGTCCCCTACGGGCCGTTCCACCACGAGTTCGTCGCCAGCGCGGGCGAGCAGGACGCCGCCGACGTGGCCAAGCGAATGCTCGATTACGGCGTCCATCCCCCCACCACCAAATGGCCCGAACTCGTGAGCGAGGCGCTGATGACCGAGCCCACGGAGATCGAGAACAGACGATCGCTCGACCAACTCGCCGCGGCGTTCGACGCGGTCGCGGGCGAGGACCGAGGGACCATCGAGGCGGCACCCGAACGAACGACGGCGGGACGAATCGACCAGACGGAGGCGGCGCGGAACCTCCGGCTCTCGTGGCAGGCGCTCGACGACGATTCATAA
- the gcvPA gene encoding aminomethyl-transferring glycine dehydrogenase subunit GcvPA translates to MTARNSRGSPFAPHTDEETAAMLEAVGVESVEDLFDIPESVRFDGEFGIDPTGERELRAEMRTLLGRNDDLTEFLGRGHYDHYVPSLVDHLADRSEFLTSYTQYQPEITQGFLQALFEYQSMLVELTGLEIANCSMYDAATALGEAATLADRVRETSGSRILVPDLMREERRSVLENYTEGAGLAVEIYPHDDANADLEALSDLVSEETVMVYAESPTVRGTIEEGLEEVAALAHANDALFALGSDPVALSVLEKPGKIGADVVIGDAATLGLGASYGMGLGLFATREGFVRQVPGRLVGASTDAAGERTYTLTLQTREQHIRRERATSNICTNQAWVALRTAIHAASLGPSGLVDLARECLEAPADLAERLNSIAGVRAPVHDRHHFREFVARTDQPAQAVRETLEEYGFAVHAIDDHLVQVCVTETNSGKADALVTAFREAAR, encoded by the coding sequence ATGACAGCACGGAATAGCCGCGGTAGCCCCTTCGCACCGCACACCGACGAGGAGACGGCCGCGATGCTCGAGGCGGTCGGCGTCGAGAGCGTCGAGGACCTGTTCGACATTCCCGAATCCGTGCGCTTCGACGGCGAGTTCGGGATCGACCCGACGGGCGAGCGCGAACTCCGCGCGGAGATGCGGACACTGTTGGGGAGAAACGACGACTTGACGGAGTTCCTCGGCCGCGGGCACTACGACCACTACGTTCCCTCGCTGGTGGACCACCTCGCGGACCGTTCGGAGTTCCTCACGAGCTACACCCAGTACCAGCCCGAGATCACGCAGGGGTTCCTGCAGGCGCTCTTCGAGTACCAGTCGATGCTCGTCGAACTCACCGGACTGGAGATCGCGAACTGCTCGATGTACGACGCCGCGACGGCGCTGGGCGAGGCCGCGACGCTCGCCGATAGAGTGAGAGAGACGAGCGGCTCTCGGATACTGGTGCCCGACCTGATGCGCGAGGAACGCCGCTCGGTGCTGGAGAACTACACCGAGGGCGCGGGGCTGGCGGTCGAGATCTACCCGCACGACGACGCGAACGCCGACCTCGAAGCACTCTCGGACCTCGTGAGCGAGGAGACGGTGATGGTCTACGCCGAGAGCCCGACGGTTCGGGGAACCATCGAGGAGGGATTGGAGGAGGTCGCCGCCCTCGCCCACGCGAACGACGCGCTGTTCGCCCTCGGCTCGGACCCGGTCGCGCTGTCGGTGCTCGAAAAACCCGGAAAAATCGGCGCGGACGTCGTGATCGGCGACGCGGCCACGCTGGGACTGGGCGCGAGCTACGGGATGGGGCTGGGCCTCTTTGCCACCCGCGAGGGGTTCGTCCGGCAGGTCCCCGGACGGCTGGTGGGTGCGAGCACCGACGCCGCGGGCGAGCGCACCTACACGCTGACGCTCCAGACGCGCGAACAGCACATCCGCCGCGAGCGCGCGACCTCGAACATCTGCACGAATCAGGCGTGGGTCGCGCTTCGCACCGCGATCCACGCCGCCTCGCTCGGGCCCTCGGGGCTCGTGGATCTCGCTCGGGAGTGTCTCGAAGCGCCCGCCGACCTCGCGGAGCGCCTCAATTCGATCGCCGGCGTGCGAGCCCCGGTCCACGACCGTCACCACTTCCGGGAGTTCGTCGCCCGAACCGATCAGCCCGCACAGGCAGTGCGAGAGACGCTCGAGGAGTACGGCTTCGCGGTCCACGCGATCGACGACCACCTCGTGCAGGTCTGTGTGACCGAGACCAATAGCGGAAAAGCGGACGCGCTCGTCACCGCGTTCAGGGAGGCAGCACGATGA
- the gcvH gene encoding glycine cleavage system protein GcvH, with protein sequence MSVEIPDDLYYLESHEWIDPNTGRIGISEFAQDELGDVVFVELPAEGDELERETEFGVVESIKAVSDLYSPASGTVTAVNEALFDRPELVNDDPFGEGWMLELDFEEGDLDSLLSADEYRDQIE encoded by the coding sequence ATGAGCGTCGAGATACCCGACGACCTGTACTACCTCGAATCGCACGAGTGGATCGACCCCAATACTGGTCGGATAGGAATCAGCGAGTTCGCGCAGGACGAACTCGGCGACGTTGTGTTCGTCGAACTCCCCGCGGAGGGCGACGAACTCGAACGGGAGACCGAGTTCGGCGTCGTCGAGTCGATCAAGGCCGTCTCGGACCTGTACTCGCCCGCGAGCGGCACCGTGACCGCGGTCAACGAGGCGCTGTTCGACCGGCCCGAACTCGTCAACGACGACCCCTTCGGCGAGGGCTGGATGCTCGAACTCGACTTCGAGGAGGGCGACCTCGACTCGCTGCTCTCGGCCGACGAGTACCGCGACCAGATCGAGTAG
- the gcvT gene encoding glycine cleavage system aminomethyltransferase GcvT, with the protein MSDRKPPLYAAHENRGATFTPFGGWAMPVEFDSIREEHEAVRESAGIFDVSHMGEISVSGPDAAALLQGLTTNDVESLSIGNAQYSTITNDDGTILDDTVIYRLADEEFLFIPNAGHDGEMEERWVDHREEWDLDCEVENRTEEWAMFAIQGPDAEDLVADAAGEDLRELGRFSITEAEVAGADCLLARTGYTGEDGYEALVPWDSAERVWNEFDCQPCGLGARDTLRIEAGFLLSGQDFHPEENPRNPYEARVGFTVDLDTEFVGRDALARVNEDGPEELFVGIRLEERGIPRHGYEIWVGDEAVGEVTSGTMSPTLGEPIGLGYVPVEYAEEGTEVAVRIRGSDKRARIEAPGFLGDR; encoded by the coding sequence ATGTCCGATCGCAAACCGCCGCTGTACGCCGCTCACGAGAATCGAGGGGCGACGTTCACCCCCTTCGGCGGGTGGGCGATGCCCGTCGAGTTCGACTCCATCCGCGAGGAGCACGAGGCCGTCCGCGAGTCGGCCGGGATCTTCGACGTCTCGCACATGGGCGAGATCTCCGTCTCGGGACCGGACGCCGCTGCCCTGCTTCAGGGCCTGACCACCAACGACGTCGAGTCCCTTTCCATAGGAAACGCCCAGTACTCGACGATCACGAACGACGACGGCACCATCCTCGACGACACCGTGATCTACCGCCTCGCCGACGAGGAGTTCCTGTTCATCCCGAACGCGGGCCACGACGGGGAGATGGAGGAGCGCTGGGTCGATCACCGCGAGGAGTGGGACCTCGACTGCGAGGTGGAGAACCGGACGGAAGAATGGGCGATGTTCGCGATCCAGGGGCCCGACGCCGAGGACCTCGTCGCCGACGCCGCGGGCGAGGACCTGCGCGAACTGGGTCGGTTCTCGATCACCGAGGCCGAGGTTGCGGGCGCGGACTGTCTGCTCGCCCGGACGGGGTATACGGGCGAGGACGGCTACGAGGCGCTCGTCCCGTGGGATTCTGCCGAGCGGGTCTGGAACGAGTTCGACTGCCAGCCCTGCGGGCTGGGCGCTCGGGACACCCTCCGGATCGAGGCCGGATTTCTCCTGTCGGGTCAGGACTTCCACCCCGAGGAAAACCCCAGAAACCCCTACGAGGCGCGGGTGGGATTTACGGTCGACCTCGACACCGAGTTCGTCGGTCGCGATGCGCTCGCGCGCGTGAACGAGGACGGCCCCGAGGAGTTGTTCGTCGGAATACGCCTCGAAGAGCGAGGAATCCCGCGTCACGGCTACGAGATCTGGGTGGGGGACGAGGCGGTCGGCGAGGTCACGAGCGGGACGATGAGTCCCACGCTGGGCGAGCCCATCGGACTGGGCTACGTGCCCGTCGAGTACGCCGAGGAGGGCACCGAGGTGGCGGTGCGGATCCGCGGGTCGGACAAAAGGGCAAGGATTGAAGCCCCCGGCTTCCTCGGTGATAGGTAA
- a CDS encoding S8 family serine peptidase, whose amino-acid sequence MASLGGLAQATPGRSPGPKEGEVLVGVAASADGLESEVERHAPGDARVVHSNEAIRYVAVRFPAQAPDRASENFIEAITQREHIRYAERNVTYEALATNDPLWSEQYAPEMVGCPEAWETTPGDPAVTISVVDQGIQYDHPDLEAGYEDGRDFVDGDGDPYPVSVEENHGTHVGGIAAGRTGNGTGHAGISDCSLLSARALGDGGGGSLSDVADAITWSADQGAAVINLSLGGGGDTQTLKNAVSYALSNGSLPVAAAGNDGQHGVSYPAAYEECLAVSALDPDGSLAWYSNWGEEIDLAAPGSDVLSAVPFDDYDEFSGTSMAAPVVSGVGGLALSQWDLSASDLRLHLQATAEDVGLPAARQGSGRVDAAAAVGTDPDGSGGDGGDGGDGGDDGDSGGDEEPTCGSETETATVTDTLSGWTDSDCWRYPWRTDPCQVVVELSGPSDATFDLYVNEGGGCPTTGSYDHRSYTMGSEETIVVDSPDASDDLYALVDAWSGSGSYELTITEKGD is encoded by the coding sequence GTGGCGTCGCTCGGCGGCCTCGCGCAGGCGACGCCCGGGCGGAGCCCCGGTCCCAAAGAGGGGGAGGTCCTCGTCGGCGTGGCCGCGAGCGCCGACGGGCTGGAGAGCGAGGTCGAACGCCACGCCCCCGGCGACGCCCGCGTCGTCCACTCGAACGAGGCGATCAGGTACGTCGCGGTGCGGTTCCCCGCGCAGGCACCCGACCGCGCCAGCGAGAACTTCATCGAGGCGATCACCCAGCGCGAGCACATCCGCTACGCCGAGCGAAACGTCACCTACGAGGCGCTCGCGACGAACGACCCGCTCTGGAGCGAGCAGTACGCGCCGGAAATGGTCGGCTGTCCGGAGGCGTGGGAGACCACGCCGGGCGATCCGGCCGTGACCATCTCGGTCGTCGACCAGGGGATCCAGTACGACCACCCGGACCTCGAGGCGGGCTACGAGGACGGACGGGACTTCGTCGACGGCGACGGCGACCCGTATCCCGTCTCGGTCGAGGAGAACCACGGAACGCACGTCGGCGGAATCGCCGCCGGCCGAACGGGCAACGGGACCGGCCACGCGGGGATCAGCGACTGCTCGCTGCTCTCTGCGCGCGCGCTGGGCGACGGCGGCGGCGGTTCCCTCTCCGACGTCGCCGACGCGATCACGTGGTCCGCCGATCAGGGTGCGGCGGTCATCAACCTCTCGCTGGGCGGCGGTGGCGACACCCAGACGCTGAAGAACGCCGTCTCGTACGCGCTTTCGAACGGCTCGCTGCCGGTCGCCGCCGCGGGCAACGACGGCCAGCACGGCGTCTCGTATCCCGCGGCCTACGAGGAGTGTCTCGCGGTCAGCGCGCTCGACCCCGACGGGAGTCTGGCGTGGTACTCGAACTGGGGCGAGGAGATCGACCTCGCCGCGCCCGGCAGCGACGTGCTCTCGGCGGTGCCCTTCGACGATTACGACGAGTTCTCGGGGACCTCGATGGCCGCCCCCGTCGTCTCCGGTGTCGGCGGCCTCGCGCTCTCACAGTGGGACCTCTCGGCGAGCGATCTCAGGCTCCACCTGCAGGCCACCGCCGAGGACGTCGGCCTCCCGGCGGCCCGACAGGGGAGCGGGCGCGTCGACGCCGCGGCGGCGGTGGGAACCGATCCCGACGGGAGCGGTGGTGACGGCGGCGACGGTGGCGACGGCGGAGACGACGGGGATAGCGGAGGCGACGAGGAGCCCACCTGCGGATCCGAGACCGAGACCGCGACGGTCACCGACACGCTCTCGGGGTGGACCGACTCCGATTGCTGGCGCTATCCGTGGCGGACCGACCCGTGTCAGGTCGTCGTCGAACTCTCGGGACCGTCCGATGCCACCTTCGACCTCTACGTCAACGAGGGCGGGGGCTGTCCGACCACCGGAAGCTACGACCACCGCTCGTACACGATGGGCAGCGAGGAGACGATCGTCGTGGACTCCCCCGACGCCTCGGACGACCTCTACGCGCTCGTGGACGCGTGGTCCGGCAGCGGGAGCTACGAGTTGACGATCACCGAGAAGGGCGACTAG
- a CDS encoding NYN domain-containing protein, producing the protein MVGGLRWVVRRLRGGHPEGRRVGLFVDGPNVLRDEFDVDLDDVRAVGDEAGTLVATRLYLDEHATPGLIQAAEARGFEVVITSGDVDVKLAIDATELVYTDAIDTLMVVSRDTDFKPVLEKAAKGGIHTIAVAPGTYGRSDALRNAAQEAILLDGDT; encoded by the coding sequence ATGGTCGGGGGTTTACGGTGGGTCGTGAGACGGCTCCGAGGGGGACATCCGGAGGGCCGTCGAGTCGGACTGTTCGTCGACGGCCCGAACGTCCTCCGGGACGAGTTCGACGTAGATCTGGACGACGTGCGGGCCGTCGGCGACGAGGCCGGGACGCTCGTCGCGACCCGACTCTATCTCGACGAACACGCGACGCCCGGTCTGATCCAGGCCGCGGAAGCCCGCGGGTTCGAGGTCGTCATCACGAGCGGGGACGTCGACGTGAAACTCGCGATCGACGCGACCGAACTCGTCTACACCGACGCGATCGACACCCTGATGGTCGTCTCGCGGGACACGGACTTCAAGCCCGTCCTCGAGAAGGCCGCGAAGGGCGGCATTCACACGATCGCCGTCGCCCCCGGTACGTACGGCCGCTCGGACGCGTTGCGAAACGCCGCCCAGGAGGCGATCCTGCTCGACGGCGATACGTAG